One genomic segment of Chitinophaga parva includes these proteins:
- a CDS encoding peroxiredoxin family protein, with amino-acid sequence MTRHLMALCLCLLIFGFAAQAQTTEKPPAYKQYPVIPAFPLTLVNGQTITKNDLKKNVQTLVFIFSVECDHCKHMTEEVEKNIDKFKNTQIVMITPFQPERMKEYYDTYHIKDYPNITMASEATRQIMYFYDLHYFPGLYIYDKKGKFVKGWEGTAKLDSLTAYLK; translated from the coding sequence ATGACGCGTCATCTGATGGCTCTTTGCCTTTGCCTGCTGATCTTCGGTTTTGCTGCGCAGGCCCAGACAACCGAAAAACCACCCGCCTACAAGCAGTACCCGGTGATTCCCGCTTTTCCCTTAACCCTGGTAAACGGCCAGACCATCACCAAGAACGATTTGAAGAAAAATGTGCAGACCCTCGTTTTCATCTTCAGCGTAGAGTGCGACCACTGTAAACACATGACGGAAGAAGTGGAAAAGAACATTGATAAGTTCAAGAACACCCAGATCGTGATGATCACTCCCTTCCAGCCGGAACGCATGAAAGAGTACTACGATACTTACCACATCAAGGATTATCCGAATATTACCATGGCCAGTGAAGCCACCCGCCAGATCATGTATTTCTATGACCTGCACTACTTCCCCGGCCTGTATATCTATGATAAGAAAGGAAAGTTTGTAAAGGGCTGGGAAGGCACCGCCAAACTGGATTCTCTTACCGCTTACCTCAAATAA
- the accC gene encoding acetyl-CoA carboxylase biotin carboxylase subunit has product MFKKILIANRGEIALRIIRTCKEMGIKTVAVYSTADKDSLHVKFADEAVCIGKPASSESYLNIPHLMAAAEITNADAIHPGYGFLAENARFAEICGEHGIKFIGPTPDMIRKMGDKMTAKETMIAAGVPVIPGSEGLLSSVEEAKGLAAGMGYPVIIKATAGGGGKGMRVVWAESELENAYNMAKNEARASFSNDGIYMEKFVEEPRHIEIQVAGDQYGKVCHLSERDCSIQRRHQKLVEESPSPFMTPELREKMGEAAIKAAGAINYESVGTIEFLVDKHRNFYFMEMNTRIQVEHGVTEEVINFDLIKEQIKIAAGIPISGKNYTPVMHAIECRINAEDPYNDFRPSPGRINVLHIPGGHGVRVDSHIYAGYVIPPFYDSMVAKIITMAQTREEAINTMERALSEFVIEGVKTTIPFHQQLMRNEDFRNGNFTTKFTESFKLV; this is encoded by the coding sequence ATGTTTAAAAAAATACTGATTGCCAACCGTGGCGAGATCGCCCTGCGCATTATCCGTACCTGTAAGGAAATGGGGATCAAAACGGTGGCCGTTTACAGCACTGCCGATAAAGACAGCCTGCACGTAAAGTTCGCTGACGAAGCGGTTTGCATCGGCAAGCCTGCCAGCAGCGAGTCTTATCTCAATATTCCCCACCTGATGGCGGCCGCGGAGATCACCAATGCAGACGCCATCCACCCTGGTTACGGCTTCCTGGCTGAAAATGCCCGCTTTGCAGAGATCTGCGGTGAGCATGGTATCAAGTTCATTGGCCCCACCCCGGACATGATCCGCAAAATGGGCGATAAGATGACCGCCAAGGAAACCATGATCGCCGCCGGTGTACCGGTGATCCCCGGTTCAGAAGGCCTGCTGAGCAGCGTGGAAGAGGCCAAAGGCCTGGCTGCCGGCATGGGCTATCCCGTGATCATTAAGGCCACCGCTGGTGGTGGTGGTAAAGGCATGCGCGTGGTTTGGGCAGAGTCCGAACTGGAAAACGCCTACAATATGGCCAAGAACGAGGCCCGCGCCTCTTTCTCCAACGATGGCATCTACATGGAGAAATTCGTGGAAGAGCCCCGCCACATTGAGATCCAGGTAGCTGGCGACCAGTATGGCAAGGTATGCCACCTCTCCGAGCGCGACTGCTCTATCCAGCGCCGCCACCAGAAACTGGTAGAAGAATCTCCTTCTCCCTTCATGACACCCGAACTGCGCGAGAAGATGGGCGAAGCCGCCATCAAGGCTGCCGGCGCTATCAACTACGAAAGCGTGGGTACCATTGAGTTCCTGGTGGACAAGCACCGTAACTTCTACTTCATGGAAATGAATACCCGTATCCAGGTAGAACACGGTGTTACCGAAGAGGTGATCAACTTTGACCTCATTAAGGAACAGATCAAGATCGCAGCCGGTATTCCCATTTCCGGCAAGAACTATACACCCGTGATGCACGCTATTGAGTGCCGCATCAACGCGGAAGATCCCTACAATGATTTCCGTCCGTCACCCGGCCGCATCAATGTACTGCACATCCCCGGCGGGCATGGTGTACGTGTGGATTCCCACATCTATGCCGGTTATGTGATCCCACCCTTCTACGACTCTATGGTGGCTAAGATCATCACCATGGCCCAGACCCGTGAAGAGGCCATCAACACGATGGAGCGCGCACTGAGCGAGTTCGTGATCGAAGGCGTAAAGACCACCATTCCGTTCCATCAGCAACTGATGCGGAATGAAGACTTCCGGAATGGTAATTTCACCACCAAGTTTACAGAAAGCTTTAAGCTGGTGTAA
- the mdh gene encoding malate dehydrogenase: MKVTVVGAGNVGATCANVLAHRDFLQEVVLLDIKEGTAEGKSLDTWQQAPIDYYSTRVTGVTNDYSKTAGSDVVVITSGLPRKPGMSRDDLISTNANIVKSVTESISQYSPNAVIIVVSNPLDVMTYCAYLTAKKDSNKVFGMAGILDTARYRAFLADEIGCSPKDIQAILMGGHGDTMVPLPRYTTVSGIPVTELVAADKLEAIIQRTKVGGGEIVNLLGTSAWYAPGAAAAQMVEAILKDEKRIFPCCAWLTGQYGLKDIYLGVPVVLGKGGIEKIIELKLNAGEQQLLNDSAVHVKEVMTVLDQMKLVTA; this comes from the coding sequence ATGAAAGTAACCGTTGTAGGAGCAGGCAATGTAGGCGCCACTTGCGCCAATGTACTCGCTCATAGGGATTTTTTACAGGAAGTGGTTTTATTGGATATCAAAGAAGGTACCGCAGAAGGCAAGTCCCTGGACACCTGGCAGCAGGCCCCGATTGATTATTACAGCACCCGCGTCACCGGTGTTACCAACGATTACAGCAAAACCGCCGGCAGCGATGTGGTGGTGATCACCTCCGGCCTGCCCCGCAAACCCGGGATGAGCCGCGATGACCTAATCTCTACGAATGCCAACATCGTGAAGTCTGTTACAGAGTCCATCAGCCAGTACTCTCCCAATGCCGTGATCATCGTGGTAAGTAACCCGCTGGACGTGATGACCTACTGCGCTTACCTCACCGCCAAAAAAGACAGCAACAAGGTATTTGGCATGGCCGGCATCCTGGACACCGCCCGGTACCGCGCTTTCCTGGCGGACGAAATTGGCTGCTCTCCCAAAGATATCCAGGCCATCCTCATGGGCGGGCACGGAGACACTATGGTACCCCTGCCACGCTACACCACCGTAAGCGGCATCCCGGTTACAGAACTGGTGGCGGCAGACAAACTGGAAGCCATTATCCAGCGCACCAAAGTGGGTGGGGGGGAGATCGTGAACCTCCTGGGAACCTCCGCCTGGTATGCCCCCGGCGCCGCAGCCGCCCAGATGGTAGAAGCCATCCTCAAAGATGAAAAACGCATTTTCCCCTGCTGCGCATGGCTTACCGGTCAGTACGGCCTCAAAGACATCTACCTGGGTGTGCCCGTAGTGCTGGGCAAAGGCGGCATAGAAAAGATCATAGAATTAAAGCTCAATGCCGGAGAACAGCAGCTGCTCAATGATTCCGCCGTGCACGTAAAAGAAGTGATGACGGTGCTGGACCAGATGAAGCTGGTAACCGCATAA
- a CDS encoding FecR family protein, producing MDQQNKEQFVILLGKYRSGQATPEEINFLEAYYDLFDVNDDLITPDNEADFQQLKTGLKEAIDQQIGLHKKQPARVRPLRWVGVAAAVLVLICVGAAFFRYWPATPEKAPLATVTPAPASQRPLNRPVLQLANGQWIDVDSSGQGIIAHQQGLSISRQDSNTLVYQPLVNTANGDKAHGMNTFTTPRGMKYRVVLSDGSAVVLNAASSLRYPAVFEGPVRAVELEGEAYFEIKKDLQHPFIVRSALQEVQVLGTHFMVNAYPDESNIKTTLLEGAVKVKAEKGAVVMTPGQQVTVDRDDNAVRKAMADTEKEMAWVNNLFAFRQDDLPTVMRQIARWYDVSVEYKGGLPTEKFSGEISRSSSLTDVLQILELNDVHFDVQGNTLTVSYRE from the coding sequence ATGGATCAGCAAAACAAGGAACAATTTGTAATACTGCTTGGCAAATACAGGTCGGGGCAGGCAACACCGGAAGAAATAAACTTCCTGGAGGCCTATTATGACCTGTTTGATGTTAATGATGACCTGATCACCCCGGACAATGAAGCAGATTTTCAACAGTTGAAAACTGGTTTAAAGGAGGCGATAGATCAGCAAATTGGCTTGCATAAAAAGCAGCCGGCCAGGGTGCGGCCCCTCCGTTGGGTGGGCGTAGCCGCGGCAGTGCTGGTATTGATCTGTGTGGGTGCCGCGTTTTTCCGGTACTGGCCAGCCACCCCTGAAAAGGCGCCACTGGCCACGGTTACACCGGCACCTGCTTCCCAACGCCCGTTAAACAGGCCGGTACTGCAGCTGGCAAACGGGCAGTGGATTGATGTGGACAGCAGTGGCCAGGGTATTATTGCCCACCAGCAAGGACTTAGCATTTCCCGGCAGGACAGTAATACGCTGGTGTACCAGCCGCTGGTCAATACTGCCAACGGAGATAAGGCCCATGGCATGAATACCTTTACCACGCCCCGTGGTATGAAATACCGGGTAGTATTGTCTGATGGATCTGCGGTGGTATTGAATGCCGCATCGTCTTTAAGGTATCCCGCAGTTTTTGAAGGCCCGGTGCGGGCAGTGGAGCTGGAAGGGGAGGCTTATTTTGAAATAAAAAAAGATCTGCAGCATCCTTTTATAGTGCGTTCTGCTTTGCAGGAAGTGCAGGTGCTGGGCACCCATTTCATGGTAAATGCTTACCCGGATGAAAGCAATATTAAAACCACCCTGCTGGAAGGCGCCGTAAAAGTGAAGGCAGAAAAAGGTGCCGTGGTAATGACACCAGGCCAGCAGGTAACCGTGGACCGTGATGATAACGCGGTGCGGAAAGCAATGGCGGATACGGAAAAGGAAATGGCCTGGGTCAATAACCTTTTTGCTTTCCGGCAGGATGACCTGCCCACCGTTATGCGCCAGATAGCGCGCTGGTACGACGTTTCCGTGGAATATAAGGGTGGCCTGCCCACAGAAAAATTCAGCGGGGAAATTTCCCGGAGCAGCAGCCTCACGGATGTATTGCAAATATTGGAATTGAACGATGTGCACTTTGACGTACAGGGAAACACTTTAACTGTTTCTTACCGGG
- the efp gene encoding elongation factor P, whose amino-acid sequence MATTADIRTGLIIKLDNSLYSVVEFGQNKTARAAAKVWAKLKGVDNSRSIEHTWNSGDTIFPVRVERKNFQFLYKDDSGYNFMDNETFEQLALPENMVDAPQFLKDGQEVSMLINTETEQPMSVELPDKIVMLITYSEPGLKGDTATRTLKAATVETGATVMVPLFVEEGELIRVNTKTGEYIERVKEK is encoded by the coding sequence ATGGCTACAACTGCAGACATCAGAACAGGATTAATCATCAAGCTGGACAACAGCTTATATTCTGTTGTAGAATTTGGTCAAAACAAAACCGCCCGCGCGGCCGCTAAAGTATGGGCCAAATTAAAAGGGGTTGACAATAGCCGCTCTATTGAACACACCTGGAACTCCGGCGATACCATCTTCCCGGTTCGCGTGGAAAGAAAGAATTTCCAGTTCTTATACAAAGACGATTCCGGTTATAATTTCATGGATAACGAAACCTTTGAGCAACTGGCCCTGCCGGAGAACATGGTGGATGCCCCCCAGTTCCTGAAAGACGGCCAGGAAGTTTCCATGCTGATCAACACGGAGACCGAACAGCCCATGAGCGTGGAACTGCCCGACAAGATCGTGATGCTGATCACTTACTCTGAGCCCGGCCTGAAAGGCGATACCGCTACCCGCACACTGAAAGCGGCCACCGTGGAAACCGGTGCTACCGTGATGGTGCCCCTGTTTGTGGAAGAAGGTGAACTGATCCGCGTGAACACCAAAACCGGTGAATACATCGAGCGCGTTAAGGAAAAATAA
- a CDS encoding MarR family winged helix-turn-helix transcriptional regulator — MVGLIFVGNWIVSKHQQFFKRFDITMQQFNILRILRGQYPGTANINLLKDRMLDKMSDVSRLVERLRKAELVDRKSCPSDRRAVDVIITQKGLELLEAIDAEIDELQDDMTATLSEKEIQQLNKLLDKFLGSYPA, encoded by the coding sequence ATGGTCGGCCTTATCTTCGTCGGAAACTGGATCGTTTCAAAACACCAGCAGTTTTTCAAGCGTTTCGACATTACGATGCAGCAGTTCAATATCCTGCGCATCCTCCGTGGCCAATACCCTGGCACCGCCAATATCAACCTGCTGAAAGACCGCATGCTGGATAAGATGAGCGATGTATCCCGCCTGGTGGAGCGCCTGCGCAAAGCAGAGCTGGTAGACCGTAAAAGCTGTCCCTCCGACCGCCGCGCCGTGGATGTGATCATCACCCAGAAAGGCCTGGAGCTCCTGGAAGCCATCGACGCAGAGATCGATGAGCTGCAGGACGATATGACAGCGACCCTTTCCGAGAAAGAAATACAGCAGCTTAATAAATTGCTGGACAAATTCCTGGGAAGTTACCCGGCTTAG
- the accB gene encoding acetyl-CoA carboxylase biotin carboxyl carrier protein: MDFKQIQELIKIINKSNISELSIEQEAFKITIKQKENEVQQVYAVPAPAPVPVAAAPVAPVAAPAAAPATPAAAPAAAKADNLVTIKSPMIGTFYRSGGPDKPPFVQVGDEVSTGKVVCIIEAMKLFNEIESEVSGKIVKVLVEDASPVEYDQPLFLVEP, translated from the coding sequence ATGGATTTTAAACAGATCCAGGAGCTGATCAAGATCATCAACAAGTCTAATATCAGCGAACTGAGCATTGAGCAGGAAGCGTTCAAGATTACAATAAAACAGAAAGAAAATGAAGTACAGCAGGTATATGCCGTACCCGCTCCCGCTCCGGTTCCTGTAGCTGCTGCACCGGTAGCACCCGTTGCCGCTCCTGCAGCCGCACCCGCCACACCGGCAGCTGCTCCTGCAGCTGCGAAGGCAGATAACCTGGTGACCATCAAATCCCCGATGATCGGTACTTTCTACCGCAGCGGCGGTCCGGATAAGCCGCCCTTTGTGCAGGTAGGCGATGAAGTAAGCACCGGTAAAGTGGTTTGCATCATTGAGGCCATGAAGCTGTTTAACGAAATTGAAAGTGAAGTAAGTGGTAAGATCGTGAAAGTGCTGGTGGAAGACGCTTCCCCGGTGGAATATGATCAGCCGCTGTTTTTAGTGGAACCATAA
- a CDS encoding RNA polymerase sigma factor has protein sequence MMPGDELVNATDDFLLSEIGKGNKAAFDQVYNKYWKKIFNAAYKRLEDTDQAKDVAQDVFVQLWTREKNTPIENLNAYLHTAARNAVFRLLEREGRYAFFPGEAAELEKLKAPHSQTDGDMLFKEFLQTFHALTASLPEQQRLIFHLRFQEGRSSQEIADTLRVSVKTVRNQMGRALARIKQSLLPVFLLLLRFFISF, from the coding sequence ATGATGCCGGGGGATGAACTGGTTAATGCCACTGATGACTTCCTGTTGTCCGAGATTGGCAAGGGAAATAAGGCAGCGTTTGACCAGGTGTATAACAAATACTGGAAAAAGATCTTCAACGCTGCATACAAACGGTTGGAGGATACAGACCAGGCCAAGGACGTGGCCCAGGATGTATTTGTGCAACTCTGGACCCGTGAAAAAAATACCCCTATAGAAAACCTGAATGCCTACCTGCATACTGCCGCGCGGAACGCGGTATTCCGCCTGCTGGAAAGAGAAGGGCGTTATGCTTTTTTCCCCGGGGAGGCCGCGGAGCTGGAGAAATTAAAGGCCCCGCATAGCCAGACGGATGGTGACATGCTTTTCAAGGAATTCCTGCAAACCTTTCACGCGCTTACGGCCTCCCTGCCGGAGCAGCAGCGGCTTATTTTTCACCTGCGTTTCCAGGAAGGGCGGAGCAGCCAGGAGATAGCCGATACATTACGGGTCTCCGTGAAAACAGTGCGCAACCAGATGGGGCGCGCCCTTGCCCGTATCAAGCAATCCCTGTTGCCTGTTTTTCTTTTACTCCTGCGCTTCTTTATTTCTTTTTAA
- a CDS encoding YceI family protein yields the protein MKKLLFTLLALAPLALFAQTNTWKLDGTHSAVKFDVTHLVISSVEGRFNKFDGTLISAKPDFTDAQIAVSVDVNSVNTDDEKRDGHLKSADFFDAAKYPSMTFKSTSFKKVSGNKYVLEGDLTIKGVTKKAKFDVTYGGSVKDPWGNNRAGFKATTTINRFDYDLKWSAATETGGMVVDKIVNVTLTLEFVQGK from the coding sequence ATGAAAAAATTGTTATTTACTTTATTGGCCCTGGCGCCCCTGGCACTCTTCGCACAGACTAACACCTGGAAACTGGATGGCACTCACTCCGCCGTGAAATTTGATGTTACCCACCTGGTGATCTCCTCCGTAGAAGGCCGTTTCAACAAATTTGATGGTACGCTCATTTCCGCTAAGCCCGACTTCACCGACGCACAGATCGCAGTAAGCGTAGACGTGAACAGCGTAAACACCGATGACGAAAAACGTGATGGTCACCTGAAATCTGCTGATTTCTTTGACGCTGCCAAATATCCCAGCATGACTTTCAAGAGCACTTCTTTCAAGAAAGTAAGCGGTAACAAATATGTACTGGAAGGCGATCTTACCATCAAGGGTGTTACCAAGAAAGCCAAGTTCGATGTTACCTACGGTGGTTCTGTTAAAGATCCCTGGGGCAACAACCGCGCTGGCTTCAAAGCCACCACTACCATTAACCGTTTTGATTACGATCTGAAATGGAGCGCTGCTACCGAAACCGGTGGTATGGTGGTAGATAAGATCGTGAACGTGACCCTCACACTGGAATTTGTTCAGGGCAAATAA